In Rhodamnia argentea isolate NSW1041297 chromosome 11, ASM2092103v1, whole genome shotgun sequence, one genomic interval encodes:
- the LOC115726166 gene encoding cold-regulated 413 plasma membrane protein 2-like: MLLSSLATIINSSSRSDRHRSLSSLNLLLLQDLHFLVLAFCWRCKEMGRMDYLAMRTNPAMDDLISSDIFELKVAAKRLFNHATQLGGLGFGTTFLKWTASLAAIYLLILDRTNWRTNMLTSLLVPYVFFSLPSSLFHMVRDDIGKWVAFTAVVLRLFFPRHFPEWLAMPGSLILLLTVAPHFFAHTLRDRWIGVLICLLIGCYLLQEHIRATGGFRNSLTQTHGISNTLGIVLLIVFPVWALVLHFF, from the exons ATGTTACTTTCCTCGCTCGCTACCATCATCAACTCCAGTTCCAGAAGTGATCGCCATCGTTCGCTCTCTTCTCTGAACTTGTTGCTTCTCCAAGATCTGcattttcttgttcttgccTTCTGTTGGCGGTGCAAAGAAATGGGGAGAATGGATTATCTGGCGATGAGGACCAATCCGGCCATGGACGACCTGATCAGCTCCGACATCTTCGAGCTCAAGGTTGCTGCTAAGAGGCTTTTCAATCATGCCACCCAGCTAGGTGGTCTCGGCTTCGGCACCACTTTCCTCAAGTGGACTGCATCCCTCGCTGCCAT ATACCTGTTGATACTGGATCGCACGAACTGGAGGACCAACATGCTGACCTCGCTCTTGGTCCCTTACGTTTTCTTCAGCCTGCCTTCGTCCTTGTTTCACATGGTGAG AGATGATATTGGAAAATGGGTTGCTTTCACTGCAGTGGTGCTGAGGCTCTTCTTCCCCCGCCATTTCCCAG AATGGTTGGCGATGCCGGGCTCGTTGATCCTGCTTCTAACAGTGGCGCCCCACTTCTTCGCGCACACGCTGCGAGACCGCTGGATCGGAGTCCTGATATGCCTTCTCATTGGGTGCTACCTCCTGCAAGAGCACATCCGGGCGACGGGCGGGTTCAGGAATTCCCTCACACAGACGCACGGGATATCCAACACGCTTGGGATCGTGCTTCTAATTGTGTTCCCAGTTTGGGCGCTCGTGCTTCACTTCTTCTAA